From the Oryctolagus cuniculus chromosome 17, mOryCun1.1, whole genome shotgun sequence genome, the window AAAACTATGAAAACTTTCCTAGAACCTTCTCAATCACACAAACTTAATCATTTGCCccctgattaaaataaaataagctttctCTGTAAGACATATCACAGTCTGTTTCAGACTTTATCATCTTATAGTTTAATACATGCTTGCCAAGGAGTTGTCTGAGGATGGGACATGGCTCATCTTTAATCCCTATTGCCTGACTCCTGGTAGAGGCCAGTTACCTATTCATAAAGTTAAGTTACTCTTACACTGCTGGTAACATGCAAATGATCAACAAATGCTTAATATttcataaatgtaaataattactATActatactcaataaatatttgccatGTCCTATAAAATCCTAGGTACTGTCACAACCTCTGTGGATACTTGCCCTTGTGGGGCAAGCAGAAGAATCCTTGCCCTTGGGAAGCCCATGTTCTATTGtgcagaaacaaaaataaactggcCCATGGCAGGGAGGGAAATGCTATAAAGACAATGAGGGAtgaggggaggcagggaagatCTGAGGGAAGAGTACAACACCAAAGGCATACTGAAGATGACATATGACAAGATTGGAGGTAAGCAGTAGCTGTagaatgaaacaacagaaggtAGAGTCAAAAACACCCAGGTTTCCATTCCTGCTCTGTGAGTTTACTAGTTAGGCAAATCAAGTATTCTCTGGATCTCAATTAGAATAATAACCCTTAACTCACAAGAACATGTAAGGATTAaataaggtaattttttttttaatttttttaaattttttttgacagatagacagtgagaaagagagacagagagaaaggtcttccttccgttggttcacccccccaaatggccgctacggctggcgcagcacagatccgaagccaggagccaggtgcttcttcctggtctcccatgcgggtgcaggggcccaaacacttgggccatcccatcctccattgccctcctgggccacagcagagagctggactggaagaggggcaaccaggactagaacccggcgcccatatgggatgccagtgccacaggcagaggattagccaagtaagccacggtgctggccctaaaTAAGGTAATTTGTGTGAAAAAGGTGAGGCAATACTTGGCATTCTGGTCCTCCTCTTTGTATTACCATCATCTATTTAGAGAAGGACATTAAAGTACAATACTAACCAAAAGCTATAGTACATGGATTATAATTTCCAGTCAAAGAAACTTAACTACGTGAATGCTATGTTTTTGATCAGAGAATTCTGTAATAGTTACACAGCTAACAAAACAGTACTTAGGCTATCCTTCTTTAACTGTTTTACTAACATTAGAATTCCACTATTGTTTACAACTATTTTAAGCAATTTGGCAGAGTTGAATAGTCTATTCATAAAATTAAAGGCAAACACAAGAACAGACTTGATAATTGATGCAAAAGTTATCTCTGCCTTGCTCCATAATCTATGAACTTTACTAGTCTTCTCTACTTTTAATCCTCCTCAGGTCTAGGTTCTATTTCTCTAGTccaaaacagaaaaggagaattTCTACCTTGGATTGCAAAAGAGAGGTGCTTCTTGGTACATTTACCTCTTGCCTCCTTTAACTGCTACTTACCTGGAACCTAAAAACTAGGATTCTTGGAGTTTGAACAGGGAGGTAGATTGTCAGAAGATATTTCCTCTGAAATACTTTCATCCCCAATCAGTTCTCTGATCTTACtacatctttgttttttaacaaaattatttatttgcagttCAGACATAAagagctcccatcagctgattcacttccccagatgcctgcaacagctgaggctcagGCAGGTCAAGGcaaaaagcctggaactcaatccaggtttcccacacagtggcaggtacccaattacatgagccatcacttgctgcctcccaaggtggcaCATTTAGggtgaagctggaattggcagtgaAGCTacgatttgaacccaggcactgctgtatggaatgtgggcatcttaactgctggacaAAACACCTGTCCCCTTAATATTTCAGACAGAAAATCTGTTGCCCTTTACATCTCTGCTTTCCAATCCCACCTGCCTAGAATGAGTGAACGAACGGCTGAATGGGACTACTATAACCTGCTCTTTATTAGCCTACTAGTCAGGAAATTCACTCCtgaatacttcttttaaaaaatacatttaggggcaagcattgtggtatagcagataaagctgccacctgcaatgctggtatcccatatgggggccagttcatgtttaggctgctccacttctgattcagctccctctaatggcctcggaaaagcagcagcagatggcccaagtctgggcccctgttacccacaagagaggcctagaggaagctcctggctcctagctttggcctggcccaaccaaccccgactgttgcagccatctatggagtaaaccagcagacagaagatctctctctctctctccctctgctctcagtataactctttcaaataaataaattaaaaaattttttgagacaaAAAGAGGCAAGAAATGTtctcacccgctggttcactccctaagcacCTACAATGACCAAGGTAAGACTGGGGCCAAAAGCCAGGATCTGCAAACACAATCCAGTTCTTCCCAgtgggtagtaggaacccaattacctgagccactcttgctgcctcccagggtctgcattggcaagaagctggagttgagagctagagccaggaattgaacccaagtccCAATTTAGGACTCAGACattttaactactaggctaaatgtccatgcTCTCCTTAATATCCCTAAGTGTTATTGTCAGAGTTACCCTGACAATTCTGGTCATTCTGGTCAGTTGTATTGTGAATAACGACTTGAGAAGTCAGAAACAAACCAGGTTATCATGAAAGGGTAAATTAACTCTAAAAGAATGAGTTGGGGGGTGGGAACCTGACTCAGTAGCTAGGACATGGCTTGTaacgcctgcaccccatattggagtgcttgagttcaagtctcagctcttctttcaattccagcttcctgctattgcacaccctgagagtcagtagatgatggctcaagtagttgggtccccactacctacacgggagacccaaactgagttccaggcttgcAGGTTCCTGGCCCAGGTTAGGCaattgtgggcactgggggaataaaccgcagatgaaatctctctttcttccccatccggctctgcctttcaaatacatttaaaaaaattttttttaaaggatgagttTGTAGACAATGAAAAGGTACCAAAAATTTAACTGATAAGATGAGAGCTAGAGGTCTCATCTACTAGCTGCCATAAACCTTTGGTATCAGAGAAGAACCCTGCTTATTTCTTGGCCTATATACACAAAGTTACAACCCAGAAACTATGGGGTCTCCATAAAACATGATAGcacagataatatatttttacgAACTGAAGATATCAGTTATGACATTAAATACATTCACCTATATTACCATATTCTATGGTTGCCTGGAAGAGAAATATCAGAACAGAAAACCTGTcttgaaaaatgttaaatatactatactcttgaattaaaagatagaacTGGAACTTCGgtttaaatttccatttaatgAACACCCCTACTGTTAGGCATTTCTAGGTCTTCTGGACTTGGTAGCACTGATCCTTTAATTGGTTGCATTGAGTTACCAAAGAAAGTTACTTTTTCTCCTGTTCTATTTGATCTTGGCCTTGAAATGAATTTGAATGTTTGAGGAATGAAGCTATTTGGCTGTACAATAGCCTATGCATACATAATCAGTACACAATGTTTCCTCTCTTTGTGCATATAACTTCTGTGATCAAATGATATAAAGGCAGTTTGGTGCCCATTTCTGTATATCTCCTCTGCGGCCTACCAACAAAGATTTATGtcataacatttattatttctgagAATTATGTAATAGTGCTTCTGGGGAGAAAAGAGTAGGCTTTATTCCAACATGCTAAGTTATTGCAGTATTTTAATTCACTAGTACTTTTCTATTTTAAGTTTAGTCAAAATGTAAATATTAGAATAGTTTCACACTAAGAAATTTATATGCCCAGTGCCTGTAAAGAACACTAAAGGGTACCAAAGCTAAATGCAGCAGAACTGAAGTTTAGCAGATGGAAGGGCATCTGAGCCTACACAGAACGAGCTGTCCACAAGGTATAAGGGTCAGCCATACAAAATACCTTGTGAGGCTACTACTGCAAGCATGCAACCTTCCCAGGAGAGCCCCTCTGAAGTCGGGGCTCCATTATCTCAACTCTCAAGATCCAAATCTGGGGCTACATGTCTGACAACCACACTGGCCCCTTCAGAGAGCCAGTTATGGCCTCCAGGGAAGTGGTGTTAAGGACCTTCAAATAAGAGCCTTAGGATCTCCAGAACTACCAAAACCTACACTTGTAGCAGTTGGGAAATTTAAGAGGTTAAGCATTTCTCCTATCAGCAATTAAAATGTTCACAGAGCAAGGAAAACTCTTAAACCTGAATGAGCCATAAGCAGATACAGATCGCCACAAATCTACACCATTCCTGTGACACAAGTCTATACTCCTAAGCCCTCAGAGCAGCCTCTCTTTCTAGAATATGCAGTCAATAACACAAAGTGCCTTTCAGTGCTCTTCCACTCATGCTGGACACATCTTTCTAACCCCTCTCTACTTCCAGATGTCATCAGCGAGCATTTAAATCTGGACTACTGAATATCAACAGTATTTCCTCTATTAAACTCTCACTCTGATGTTTGGCAGTCATCCAAGAGCCATAACAGTATTCCTATAACAGTATCTAATTTTCAGAACACTCTGTACACACTGTTTCATAAAGCAATCCCAAAAGCCAGGCATTCATGCTGCACACTCACTGCCACCACCTCCCCTCCATTTTTGCAGACTAGGAAAAAGAATCCCTGGAGAAGGGATTTGACTCTGAATACCAATGACAGAGCTAAGGCTTTGACTAGTGTCTTCCTCATTCCAAGATTCATGGGTTGTTCATTACCGTATGTTCCCTTCCATCTAATTCTTTCCTCTGTAAAATCCACATGGCTTAATCAAATTTTTTATATCGCAGTTGTTTACTTTGTTAGGCCAAATCTTTTGATACGTGCTGATCAAAACAGTTGAAAAATCATCAGAGCACTGACAACCAGTTTCAACTGAATAATCATTATGATTTGTGCAGCCCTTGAAAGACAGTGAAATAGGCTAACTAATGGAGCTAACTAATGGAAAAAGGTATGCAAGGAGAATATTGTATCTTTCTCAGAGGatacttaaaaatattacatgtcCAAGATTGTATTTCTGCAACAACTGACTGCAAGGTTGTTAAGAGTTTATATAAAGCTAACCATTTTTCAACATGCAAATTTGAAGAATACAgtctaaattattaaattaatgttTTCAGTAGCATAGAAAACCCAGTATTTCCTAACCAATTCCTCTTTTAAATAGAATATAGATAATGTGGCTTGGCTGGCATTCACATCAATCATGCCATAATAGGTTCTGAAACAGTTTGTGGGGTTGGGTGGGCCTTAAGTGGTTTTGCATTAGACCAGTAGTTAAGAAAGCAACTAGAGAGGAAACTTCAGTTTTAAATATAGGTCACACCATCCTTATTCAAAaacattcagggctggcactgtggcagagtgggttaaagctctggtctgcagtgccagcataccatatgagcaccagttctagtcctggctgcttctcatagctctctgctatggcctgggagagcagcagaagatgtcccagatccttgggcccctgcacccaagtgtgaaacccggaagaagctcctggctcctgacttcggatcgactcagctctggcccgttgtggccatctggggaacgaagcagtggacagaggacctctctctctttctctctctctctccctcctcccctccctctctctgtaactctttcaaataaatctttaaaaaaatgtataaactagaaattttatattacttcctgaaaatgcaggtttcttttaaaaaataaaagttagttGAAAAACATTGGTGTTTCCTAAAATTTAAAGAGTAggcatatttatttcttaatatcaTTTATATTCTCACAAATTAAGTAATTTCTTCTTCTGTTATTGATAATCCACTAGCAAAATTAACACTAAATTATATTTAACTAGACTTAcatcagaaaacataaaattttctatAACTGCTAACTTGGGATGGAAGAATAAGAGAGTGACAAAGCAAAGATGAAGACAAAGCAGAATCtgaattttttccaaaaaatgcaATATTCAAAATTAGAtagtttaaataaatcaatagggAAAATATTGTCAACTGTTCAATCTTATTGGTGGTGTATCCATGGTCACGatatttttcttcctctatttctgCAAATACAAAATTCTTTTAAAGCACTATTGCCAGGATATCTCATAGATTCTTCTGCATCTATACTGCACTATTAACTGATGTCATAGAGGCACTAAAGCCAAGGGGGTAGGAGCCATCAGCTTTGGAGGCAAATTGCCTCAGTTCAAATCCCACCTTTGCCAGTTACTAGTTGTGTGTAAATGCACTGACCTTCGATTTCTTTGTTAGTATATGAGGATAGTAATAGTCCTCTACTTCAAAGGAGTTCCAGTGAAACACCACATTCAAAATGCCTAGCACAGGGCCTACCCCATAGTAAATGTTGGATTACCATGTCATTACAATGACCAGAGGCTGGGATCCTGAGGGTACTATCAGAGGGGGAAAATGAACAAATGGCATTACATTGAAGTTCGCGAATATTTAGGTTGCACTGCAGTACATGCACAATCCTGAGTGTACAGAAAAATACTAGTGACATTACATACAAGTTTGGGAATATCCAAGTTGCACTGCATGAAAAATCAGTAACCCATACTTAGATTAGATAATGCAGAGCCTTTGGTCACTATTAGAATAATAAGGGTAACCTAACAGTTACAGGACACTTTACTTCAGACCAGACACTATGCTACAGACTTCATATGAAGTTTCACATTTGAACTCATGTGGAGCAAAGAAGTTCGTGGACCTCAGTGGCCTTATTTATAGAAATGAAGTGGCTTTTAGATGTAAGTAATCCCAGAGGGAACAGCCACTCCAACCCAGGAGAGCAAATCAACTTTATTAGAATAAGGAAGCACATGTACTTTGGAAAACCACATTCAAATAGTTATTGCTTTTACAATATAAACCACATTAAGCAAAGTTCAAAAAACTTATTGTGTTGGTAGGCATTGGTAAAAGAAAATTAGGAAGTACTGGggtagatgcatggattttttaaaaaatattttaaaaaatattaaggcaCATTAGGGTAGATCAGAGTTGATAAGTTGGTGTTCTATTAAATAAACTCTTCAacctaaagaaaaatatattttcaaaaataaatgaaattttaaaaagtcaacaacaCTActtgctattttctcatttttagaaaaattatttaaataaatgcacaaagaaaaaaatctatacacAAGATGCAAGatgttctgcttttgttttttaagtataCCTGATGTAGCTATCAACACAAATTGCAATGAAGTCTCATAATATTCCAAGCCAAATTAGTTCTCTGGTTCTAACAGTCCTGCAAAACTCTATCTTTccattttaacaaagaaaaagaattgagACATAACGTGCATGTGTATGTAATTCTTCCagaagttaaataaataatgctCATTTTTTTCAATCAAATATCTTCTCATATAAATCTTTTGGCCATTTTTGCCTACTCAGTAGCACCACCAAGGATACAAAGAGATCAAATCCAATGTAGTCCATTTGGCTCTTATTAGCACCACTGGTCAATAGCTTGCTGAGAAATAACTGGCAATCACCCACACTAGTCAGTATAGGGCCTGGTGaaattttgtgaattttaatCTCTCCCAATCTCCATTTTGGGAGCCAGTTAATCAAAGGCTTGTGTATTCAGACTCAGCTCCTAGAAAAAGGTAATTAGGTCTGTCCACACTATCAGTTCCCAAGCTCCAAACCTCCTTATACGATTTTAGGTTATCCGTCTAAGTCTGGATGTGGGTAGGAACTGTCAGAATAAAAACAGGGATGTTAGAAAAAGAGGGCCTCTCCTAACTGCCCTACCCCTTCCAAAAGCAGGCACATAAATTCCAGAAAGcagatttcttcttttctctatCAAACGAATCATCTTGCGATGTCTCcttattttatcaaaataaacttgagaAAATGGGAAGATATTTTCCTTAATATTAAATTTTCCCATATCTGAAGGGCCCTTGTGAAAATTTACCAAGATCCTCTCATTAAAAACTCTCAAACACACAACTTAAAGATTCCTTGGCTCCCTTGGACTATCCAGAATGATAATTCCTGTTCTAATCTAGAGTCAAGTTCTTCTCAATAACTCCAGGCCCTCCTTAATGGATGGCAGCCATCACAAACATCTGAAATGTAAAGAGCAACAAAATGAAGGTTCCAATTACACCTGACACTTTAAATTGCCTCTGTCAAATTGTCAGTTCCGCCATCTTCCTGCAACACTCAAAGGATTTCCATTGGGTTTTCCTGACCACCCAAATTGGGTCTTGTCTGGAGCCTTCCGcgttccttcctttctctttgttttttaactgaGCCTTAAAGCTTACAGCCACATCAATTTGTAAAAGAAGGATGAGTGTTTGCTGGAGAGCAAAAGCCGCCCCCCCACCCGGTGAATACATATCCTCACCACCACTTTCCAACCCAGGATGTCCAGAACACTGCCAGCTGCTGTGGCTGTGGACTGGATCAGAAAACAAGAACAGAAAGAAGGGCATTCTCCATTTAATCTTTTTGTCTGAAGCACTTCCTGGGTTTTTCACTGGCATTTAACACCAAGACACAAGACTCATTTTTCATTAAAGTTGCAAGACTTTCACTTTGCCTAGTTTCAAATGGTGTAATTGATCTGTATTGTCTTCTTAAATAATCCAACTGGTGAAGGACACTGCAGCTTTAAATATTTCAGTGCTAGCTAGCAAATAGACTCCATTGCAATATGGCTCTGAAGGTCGTGTCCTATTGTCTCtttcctctggaaaaaaaaaaaaaaaaaagccgaacAATTTCTAAATCCTTTTTCTAGGTAACATGGGAAGAGCTGCCCTAGGATTTCTATTCTTCCACCTCGATCATTTACAGCGCTCTGGGTGTTTATTGGAATCTCACACTTATAATTTTCCCGGCAGGAGCAATATGCCGATTGTTATTAATGATTCCAGCACCTTGGTGAGACATAAACACATGTGTTCACGTTAGTTTAATTGAGCATATGCAACTGTCTGAAATAGCACCACTCAAAGGCTGTTAACCTCTTTAACAGTGAGGCCAGGGCGGTTTGGGTGTGGACGGCTTTCAGGCGGCATCCCGAGCCTGGATTGCATAACCTGAAATGTGTAGCTACTTAAAATGATAGGAATCTAAGCCTACTCATCCTGGGACTATGTAGGCACTCTGCCATACACTTGCAGCTTTACTTGTCAAAGAAGGTCAAAATACCAGGCGCAGGCACGGTGAAGGACTAAATAAGCCCAAAGAGGCCCTATTCTACCCTAACAAGGTGCATAAATAGGATTCCTCAAGCAGTCACAATTTTCTCCCAACCTCATCTTGCCGAGTGCAACTGCCCCAGTGAACTGGAGGCACTGGCAAAAGGCTGGGGAGCTGGGTGCTGCTGCCCttcttaaagaacaaaaacaggtGGACGATTAAAATGCAGGGAAGAAGGGGCAAAAGAGGCAGGGTGAGAGGAAGGTGTGGGCAGGTGCACCCGGGTATTACCTGAAATGGCAACAGATTGTTACCATTATCGGTCCGGAAAGCGTTATCCTCCATCCAGGACTTGGAGGTGAGTGGGGCCGCGCGAGGGAACTTGGGCGGTGCGATCACATTGCTGGAGAAGGGCTTTTTGAGCGGTGATATGGGGTTGAGCGGGGAAGGCACCCcgacgcccacgcccacgcccacgccaaCCGCCCGGCGAGGGTCCCGGCCGGCCTGCAGGCCGCCCCACGGGTTGGACGGTGCACTCCAGGCGGCGTTCACGCTTTGGTGCGTGTTCCAGCTGGACGAGGCCGacgaggcggcggcggcagcggcggcggcagcggcggccgaGGACGAGGACGGCTTGCTGGTCATGATGGGCTGGTGGCCATACGCCGCGGCGGCGCTCCTCTGCGCATAGGgcgcctggctggggctggccggcGACCGGCGCTGCTGTGGGGGCTGCGCCTGCGGGGGTTGCGCCGCCTGCGTGGGCTGCGGTGCAGGCGGTGGCGGCTGCTGGTGGTGCTGGGTCTGCGCCAGGCCGATCTGCTGGGAGAAGGTGCCTCCGAAGACTGGGTTGACATGGTGCGGGAAGTTCTGGAAGAGCATGGTCCCGTTGACTGGGGTGATCCCCTGGAAGAAGCTGTCCTCCACCGCGTTCGTGGTGCCCGTGGACCAAGTACTGCCGAAGGACGGCGACAGCGACGCTCCCGGCGCCGTGGGCTCCTGAGGCGGCGGCGGTGGCTGCTGAGGCGGCTGATGGAAACTCAAGCCCGGCAGGAGCGGCGATTCCATCTGCATCTTGTCCGGGCCGTTCGGGGCCTGCGGGGCCGCGGCAGGactcagggccggcactgcgctgcTGTCCTCCGGCTTGGGGGTCTCTGAGGAGAGGGGCGTGGACGCGGCTTCGGCTGCGCTGGGCtcgggctggggctgctgctgctgccgctgctgctggggctggggctgggttttGCTTTTGTCCATCAGTAAATCATCCTGCATGGTTTGCGCAGCTGAAATGGGAAAAAAGAGAGATGCGTTATTGTCAAAGTGATCATTAAGGCCCCTCGCTGAAGCGGGTGGGTGTTTTACTTGCGAAAATCCAGTGCTGCCGCTACTAGCCAATTGCAATGCAAATCCATAATCTCCCATTTAGAAGAACAGgtcgggctggggaggggggtgggggcttgCGCAAAGTCTCTAAAAATACTGTGAGCGTCTTCACCCTTTCTGATGTCTCGGTTCCTTTTCTGTGTGAGTGAGAGATGTGCTTATAAGACAGAAAGACAGCAATTTCGCCACGTCTCTTTTCCCTTCACCGGAACTCAGAGTGTTCACCCTGCAATGAGAAACTGATTCTGGTTCCTGTTTTTTCCCAAGCACCACCCTCCCCCAGTTATTTGCATACGTCAATAAATACTGCTGCGTCCTTCAGCAAGGTTAAAAAGACACCGCACGCACAACcctttctttccccttccccaGCTCTAAAAAAACAGCAGCCTTATCCCTCTTGATTAGCAAGCTGCCTCCTTGCGTTTATAATTGTTTCATTTAGCTGCCGTGAGCCACGAGGGAGGAAATCCTTGGCATTTGTTAGGAGGACTCAGCTGCACAATCATTCTCTGGCTTCTCAGTAGCTGCAGCTACTCCATTTTGTTAGAAGACATTTGAAAACCACCGTTTTTAAGGACGTAAAAACCTGCTGAAACGTTTGGAAGTGCTTGCGTCTTGATACTCTAAGGATTACGGTTTTTCCACTTATTCTCCAATTTCCTTGTCTCCAATTCTGCTGCACAAGAGATTTCTTGGCATCTCAGTGCTTCAGGTCTCAACAGGAGCCTGAGAATTTCTCTGCAGAGTGGAGAAATGCTTCTGGTTGGATttgaggtgagagagagagggaggagaggagagaccgtgaaacagggtgggggtggggcttttTAACAATCCCTCAGATTTATGCAGACAGTCAAGTTAATTCGGGGGTTGccagattttcatttttgtattctgCCTTGGTCACAAGACTTTGGCAAATTTAGAATCCATTCCCTTATCACTAGTATTAGCAGTGAAAGACTATGGTTTGAAGACCCGGAATTACCATATGCTAGCAAAAGTGTTATAAATAGAGGAATATAAAGTCCCAAATTCCATACATAGTAATTATAGTGCATCGCCATCAATGCTTCATTTAGTGATTTAAGGAGTGTATGGTATTTTCCATTTTACATAGAAGGGCTATATTCACTGTTGCCTTATAGCCTATTTCCTTATTCAAGGAAGAAAACAGTAATCATTCAAAACCAGGAGATTTCCATATATGTAGTTAGCATTAAGTTAGCTTGTCCCTTAGAACatgttgttttaaatatattaatattacagTGCTGAGAccctgaaaacaaatattttgaagtgttGAAGGAGCATATGACCCAACGTACAATTATTTTTAGATGATGATTCAGTATAATTGCAACAaagttattaatatatttaatgcaCTTAATTAACTCAGAAAAGCGTCATTCTTAGAACACTTGTGAAAGGGTATTCAGATACACACAGAAGCTTTGCTTTTGCACATCCTCATAAAAATAActattgtaaaataaatattggaGAATGGAGGTATTACTGCTCTTAACTACTAAGCAAATAATGTCAGACCAATAAATGGGATTAAAAGTAGTTCTACTATTTTATTAAAGACTACCATTAAAATGGCTGATATCTTTCATTTCAAAGTTTCATACACTAAATAGTAGGCTCGAGGAAATGTTTCACAGCTACCTTACTCTCTTTTCTACTCTTCATCTCCTCATCCCCCTGCTTTCTCcccacccgcccccacccccggagAAAAAATGCCCACCCCCAATATACACATCAAAAATTGCCACACACTACCAATAAAACCTACTAAAGATTGCTTTTATGTGCCTTAGCTCACTTGGTCTAAAACAATGGCTTTGATCAGTATTTTAGAACACAA encodes:
- the LOC138846282 gene encoding cytoplasmic polyadenylation element-binding protein 3-like isoform X4, translating into MQDDLLMDKSKTQPQPQQQRQQQQPQPEPSAAEAASTPLSSETPKPEDSSAVPALSPAAAPQAPNGPDKMQMESPLLPGLSFHQPPQQPPPPPQEPTAPGASLSPSFGSTWSTGTTNAVEDSFFQGITPVNGTMLFQNFPHHVNPVFGGTFSQQIGLAQTQHHQQPPPPAPQPTQAAQPPQAQPPQQRRSPASPSQAPYAQRSAAAAYGHQPIMTSKPSSSSAAAAAAAAAAASSASSSWNTHQSVNAAWSAPSNPWGGLQAGRDPRRAVGVGVGVGVGVPSPLNPISPLKKPFSSNVIAPPKFPRAAPLTSKSWMEDNAFRTDNGNNLLPFQDRSRPYDTFNLHSLENSLMDMIRTDHEPLKGRMGINFHHPGTDNIMALNTRSYGRRRGKFFLMRSFACQIVSKYECVHVYTHMSIKQ
- the LOC138846282 gene encoding cytoplasmic polyadenylation element-binding protein 3-like isoform X3 — its product is MQDDLLMDKSKTQPQPQQQRQQQQPQPEPSAAEAASTPLSSETPKPEDSSAVPALSPAAAPQAPNGPDKMQMESPLLPGLSFHQPPQQPPPPPQEPTAPGASLSPSFGSTWSTGTTNAVEDSFFQGITPVNGTMLFQNFPHHVNPVFGGTFSQQIGLAQTQHHQQPPPPAPQPTQAAQPPQAQPPQQRRSPASPSQAPYAQRSAAAAYGHQPIMTSKPSSSSAAAAAAAAAAASSASSSWNTHQSVNAAWSAPSNPWGGLQAGRDPRRAVGVGVGVGVGVPSPLNPISPLKKPFSSNVIAPPKFPRAAPLTSKSWMEDNAFRTDNGNNLLPFQDRSRPYDTFNLHSLENSLMDMIRTDHEPLKGKHYPPSGPPMSFADIMWRNHFAGRMGINFHHPGTDNIMALNISIPSSVRRGLIRSSE
- the LOC138846282 gene encoding cytoplasmic polyadenylation element-binding protein 3-like isoform X6, whose amino-acid sequence is MQDDLLMDKSKTQPQPQQQRQQQQPQPEPSAAEAASTPLSSETPKPEDSSAVPALSPAAAPQAPNGPDKMQMESPLLPGLSFHQPPQQPPPPPQEPTAPGASLSPSFGSTWSTGTTNAVEDSFFQGITPVNGTMLFQNFPHHVNPVFGGTFSQQIGLAQTQHHQQPPPPAPQPTQAAQPPQAQPPQQRRSPASPSQAPYAQRSAAAAYGHQPIMTSKPSSSSAAAAAAAAAAASSASSSWNTHQSVNAAWSAPSNPWGGLQAGRDPRRAVGVGVGVGVGVPSPLNPISPLKKPFSSNVIAPPKFPRAAPLTSKSWMEDNAFRTDNGNNLLPFQDRSRPYDTFNLHSLENSLMDMIRTDHEPLKGRMGINFHHPGTDNIMALNISIPSSVRRGLIRSSE
- the LOC138846282 gene encoding cytoplasmic polyadenylation element-binding protein 3-like isoform X2 translates to MQDDLLMDKSKTQPQPQQQRQQQQPQPEPSAAEAASTPLSSETPKPEDSSAVPALSPAAAPQAPNGPDKMQMESPLLPGLSFHQPPQQPPPPPQEPTAPGASLSPSFGSTWSTGTTNAVEDSFFQGITPVNGTMLFQNFPHHVNPVFGGTFSQQIGLAQTQHHQQPPPPAPQPTQAAQPPQAQPPQQRRSPASPSQAPYAQRSAAAAYGHQPIMTSKPSSSSAAAAAAAAAAASSASSSWNTHQSVNAAWSAPSNPWGGLQAGRDPRRAVGVGVGVGVGVPSPLNPISPLKKPFSSNVIAPPKFPRAAPLTSKSWMEDNAFRTDNGNNLLPFQDRSRPYDTFNLHSLENSLMDMIRTDHEPLKGKHYPPSGPPMSFADIMWRNHFAGRMGINFHHPGTDNIMALNSKSSCDIVYKFSNQVCSMWFLLSSLFITFQPSINSV
- the LOC138846282 gene encoding cytoplasmic polyadenylation element-binding protein 3-like isoform X1, with the protein product MQDDLLMDKSKTQPQPQQQRQQQQPQPEPSAAEAASTPLSSETPKPEDSSAVPALSPAAAPQAPNGPDKMQMESPLLPGLSFHQPPQQPPPPPQEPTAPGASLSPSFGSTWSTGTTNAVEDSFFQGITPVNGTMLFQNFPHHVNPVFGGTFSQQIGLAQTQHHQQPPPPAPQPTQAAQPPQAQPPQQRRSPASPSQAPYAQRSAAAAYGHQPIMTSKPSSSSAAAAAAAAAAASSASSSWNTHQSVNAAWSAPSNPWGGLQAGRDPRRAVGVGVGVGVGVPSPLNPISPLKKPFSSNVIAPPKFPRAAPLTSKSWMEDNAFRTDNGNNLLPFQDRSRPYDTFNLHSLENSLMDMIRTDHEPLKGKHYPPSGPPMSFADIMWRNHFAGRMGINFHHPGTDNIMALNTRSYGRRRGKFFLMRSFACQIVSKYECVHVYTHMSIKQ